TTGGGCGTTTCCGGAAAAGTCATCTCCACAAGCCCTAAAGCAATCGCCGGCTGAAGGTAGTTCTTCAAGAATGTCGGCCGATGCTTCAATCCAAGATGTATCATCAATTCCTTGCCTGACCATTCTCCGTCCCGGAGAACAGTCATCAACTTTTCTACTTGTTCGGTTACCTGTACGCGTCCTTGTTCGGTCTCTTCCAATTCTTTCAGCGTATCAAAAATGGCCCTAAGCAAAAAAGCAATGAACACACCGGAGTCAGAATTCCTGTCTGCAGCCGCCAAAACGTCGTAATATTCCTGCTGACGTTCTTTAATAATGGTCTCAACCGGCAGCCACGCAAATAATTGCTTCCATTGATATAGAAGCAATGTCTGCCACATTCGTCCCATTCGCCCGTTGCCATCAGCAAAAGGATGGATGAATTCAAATTCATAATGAAACACACAGCTTTTGATGAGGGGATGCACCTTTTCTTGTTTTGCCCAGCTCATCAATTCAGCAGTAAGCTTTGGTACAAGTTCTGCAGGCGGAGCCATATGCACAAGCTGTTCTCCTGCAAAAACTCCGACGCCACCGGAGCGAAAACACCCCGCCTCCTTTGTCAAATCAGTCATCAAAACCTTATGAGCTTTAAGCATATCGTTTATAGAATAAGGGTCATATCCCAGAAGAAGGTTATATGCCTCGTAGGTGTTTTTAACCTCCCGGATTTCACCGGGTGCACCAAGTACACGCTTGCCGTTGATGATGTCGGTGACGTTATCAAGTGAAAGAGTGTTATTCTCAATAGCCAAACTGGCATGTATAGTGCGGATACGGTTCTCACGGCGCAACCGTGGACTTGACTCCATGCTGCTCTTTACAGTCACAGCACCAACAAGCTCGCTTATCTCTGCAATAAGATTTATGATTTCATCCGTCAGTGTGTATGGAGGCGTATATTTATCATTGGGCAATCTAACCACTCCTCATTTCTTCTTGTTCATAGTATACCGTATAAGAAAAAATTATACAACTGATTTACTGAACCTATAGATGGTATCTTTTTTATTTTGCTATAGGGAATGCATAAAAAATCCCCTGCATTGAAAATTATAAAACATTGAAAAATTTAAAAATCTGGATTAAAATCAAACTACAAAGGATAATATATAGAAACAATAATGGAGGTGGGATATATGAATATTCAGGATAATATAGACTCCATAAAAAAACAGATTATCGCAAAGTATTCGCCGGTAAAATTGATTTTGTTTGGTTCCTGGTCAAAAATGACAGGCACTGATAAAAGCGATATAGATTTATGTATTATAAAGGATACGGTTGATAAAAAAGATCTGCTGACCGATATGTATTTGAATATTGAAAGTGATTTGCCAATTGATATTATCATTTATACTGAACAAGAATGGTTCGAATGTGTAAATGACACAACAAGTTTCGCTTATTCCATTAACCAGCAGGGGGTATCAATTCATGGTTGATAGTCCACGGTACAAAGATTGGCTTAATAAGAGTGAAAGAGATATTAAATCCGCTAAAGTCCTTAAAGAAAATGATTGCGGAAATGATACTGTGGCTTTTCATTGCCATCAAGCTATTGAAAAGGCTTTAAAAGGTTTCATATTATATAAAAAGAAAGAACTGATTTCAGGACACAGCTTGGTTTATTTATGCAAGGAATCAGCAGTTTTACATAATGCATTTAAAAATTATTTAAAGGAATGTGCCTTGATAAATCAATATTATATTGAAACCAGGTATCCAGCTGACATTCCATTAATTGTTACAGATGATGATGCCTCAGAATGTATTAAAATCGCTGAGGATATTTATAACATGGTTCTTATAAATTTGGGAGCATAGCAATTGCCATCAAATCATTTTCCGCAGCACTTTTTATACTTCTTGCCGCTGCCGCAAGGACAAGGATCATTCCGCCCTACTTTTGTACGGGTTACAATGTCAACTACTTTAGCTTTTGACTGGGCTGTCTTTAAAGGTTCTGCCGGCAAAGGCTGTAAGTATTTCCTTTCCTCCTGAAACAACTCATTGGGAGTATGCCCCTTTAGCACCCATAGGCGGGTATTATTATATAATTCCATTATTTTCGCAGTTAACTGCTGCACAAATTCAAATGACGGGAACTCTATAAAGCTCTGCAGGTATTGAATAATCAGTGCCGGCTTTGAATCCGCATTGATTATATTGACTATCTGTGATGCTATTTCCTTTATTTCCTGATCACTTAGCCTGTAATGCTCTAAAAGAAAATTTATGAAGCTGTCCATTTCCGGTGTCTTATCAATATAATCCGGATTGCCGGCTTTTAGCAGTTGTTTTTTTGTAAAAGGATAATAGTCAACACCTGGCCGCATTTTGTGTTCTTCAACAATTTTCTTTGCATCAAAAACTCTATCATCAGCATACCCATATGGGGTACGATTAGCCTGTCCATAGAAATCGCAGGCGAAGGACATTACATTCATAAATTCCTTAATATCAACTTCCTGCCCTATAAGCTTTTTAACCTTCTCTTTAACTCTCCATGCATCCATGACACCATAAAAATAAAGCAATCCATGTGTCAGTTGTATCCACTCCGTATTGCGTTTAACAATGCTTTCTAGCTCTCTGCCATCTATACTTGAAAAAATATCTATCAGTTCATCCGGCATAAACAATACCTTCTGATTGTCATATAATCCAGGGAAAATGATACTGTATCCCATAAATACTTCAGCATTTGCAGCTGAAATACCGATATCAGGTATAACTCCCGAATTTTCAATGACTATTTTGATAAAGTCATATCTGCTTTTATCCAATGTATATACGACATTCTTAAACTTCAATGGAATCAACCTGGCAAGCTCCGATGCCAGCTCTGCTTTTTTGAGAGAGCTTAAATTTTTAAAGTCATAATTTTTGCGGATTGCATCCATTTCAGCCTTTGTCAACCCATTTATGGCATCGTAAAGGCTGCATGGAATATCAACTTTCTTCCACAGCCGCTTCTCCCTGTTTTCCTGCAGCTGTTGATTATAAGCCTTTGCATATTCCATGGCTTTTATCAGAGCCTCTTTTGTTTTCTTATCAATCTTTTCATCCATTAAAATCGCCTCTTTCAAAATGGCAGCGCCCCATTATTTTCGTTTCACAAAACCCGGGCTTTGCTAATAATACCCTATTTCTTCAGTCCACCAATCTTTTTCGTTAAAATTTGGGCCTTCATCTAACTCTATTATTTCAAACGACGATGAAGCTGACCTTGGAAGTCCCCAATTAAAGACATCGTCTTTTGGAAAATCTTCTTTCTCAATATTCCCAAGGATATACAATGCATGTTCTTCATTACTGAAAATACTTTTTATGCACCGGACAGCAATTTCCTCTCCCTTTTGTGTGCACTTAATTTTATAGACATGTTTTCCAAAGGCAGCTTTTGCTGTTTCTCTTTTTTCAATGTTTTCAATAAATGTTTCCTCAATTAACTCGAGCTCTTTTAAGGCTTTTACAGTATATCTATTATCCAGAATAAAAGACCACATTGTAATCTCATCCGGACTTCTCATGGTGAAAATATATCTGTCCGTAGAGTTATAATAAAATGCTTCCAAAAGTATAATGAGATTCCTGGGATTGTCACTATTTAAAATATTGCTCCAAGCCGAAGCTTTTCTACTTAATACCCACTCGAACACTTTTCTCTTAGGCCAGTAATACCCGTTGATGTTTGCTATAGCTCTGATGAATAATTTTTCTATTACAGCAGGCTCTCTATTAATAATTGTTTTAAATAAATAAATTCCCCACTCATCAAATTCCTTGGCATTCTCGGTTAAAGAAGAATGTAATGTGAAAATATCATCGTTATTTAAGCCCTCATCCTGCAGCAACTTTATAAATTCTTCTTTTTCATCATTATTTATCATTATTCCCATAGAGCTGAGCAATGAGCTCAAGCTTAACAGGTTTATGCCCGAATAGGATTCCCTGACTTCTTCTTTTAATAACTTTAATTCTCTATCCTCCCGATAAAGAGTATCACTTAACATAATTGATCGTTCTTTTATGCGGTTTAATATAATATTGCCGGTTTTATACATGTCACGATGGGAAAAAGTTGCCCAGAAGTGCTGTGCTATAGTACGTATTTGAATTTCACCCTTTAAATTTTTATTGGAAAGCTTTTCAGCATCCTTGGATTTGAAAATAAAATGTACGCCTCTATATCCGTCAGAGTCTGCTTTTTCAATACAGCGTTTCTGTTCGACTATCTCAATCTTGTGAGAATCAGACAGCTTATTGCAAACTTCCTCCAAA
This region of Oxobacter pfennigii genomic DNA includes:
- a CDS encoding GTP pyrophosphokinase → MPDSEVIKFIEDEISACKDDLKELLGLALSELKNINKIFLNDGDKLITERPVFRFKSAESIKEKMERKNIDINCFTDKLKDLIGIRVVCNDLYALEEVCNKLSDSHKIEIVEQKRCIEKADSDGYRGVHFIFKSKDAEKLSNKNLKGEIQIRTIAQHFWATFSHRDMYKTGNIILNRIKERSIMLSDTLYREDRELKLLKEEVRESYSGINLLSLSSLLSSMGIMINNDEKEEFIKLLQDEGLNNDDIFTLHSSLTENAKEFDEWGIYLFKTIINREPAVIEKLFIRAIANINGYYWPKRKVFEWVLSRKASAWSNILNSDNPRNLIILLEAFYYNSTDRYIFTMRSPDEITMWSFILDNRYTVKALKELELIEETFIENIEKRETAKAAFGKHVYKIKCTQKGEEIAVRCIKSIFSNEEHALYILGNIEKEDFPKDDVFNWGLPRSASSSFEIIELDEGPNFNEKDWWTEEIGYY
- a CDS encoding YecA family protein is translated as MDEKIDKKTKEALIKAMEYAKAYNQQLQENREKRLWKKVDIPCSLYDAINGLTKAEMDAIRKNYDFKNLSSLKKAELASELARLIPLKFKNVVYTLDKSRYDFIKIVIENSGVIPDIGISAANAEVFMGYSIIFPGLYDNQKVLFMPDELIDIFSSIDGRELESIVKRNTEWIQLTHGLLYFYGVMDAWRVKEKVKKLIGQEVDIKEFMNVMSFACDFYGQANRTPYGYADDRVFDAKKIVEEHKMRPGVDYYPFTKKQLLKAGNPDYIDKTPEMDSFINFLLEHYRLSDQEIKEIASQIVNIINADSKPALIIQYLQSFIEFPSFEFVQQLTAKIMELYNNTRLWVLKGHTPNELFQEERKYLQPLPAEPLKTAQSKAKVVDIVTRTKVGRNDPCPCGSGKKYKKCCGK
- a CDS encoding nucleotidyltransferase domain-containing protein, translated to MNIQDNIDSIKKQIIAKYSPVKLILFGSWSKMTGTDKSDIDLCIIKDTVDKKDLLTDMYLNIESDLPIDIIIYTEQEWFECVNDTTSFAYSINQQGVSIHG
- a CDS encoding Fic family protein is translated as MVRLPNDKYTPPYTLTDEIINLIAEISELVGAVTVKSSMESSPRLRRENRIRTIHASLAIENNTLSLDNVTDIINGKRVLGAPGEIREVKNTYEAYNLLLGYDPYSINDMLKAHKVLMTDLTKEAGCFRSGGVGVFAGEQLVHMAPPAELVPKLTAELMSWAKQEKVHPLIKSCVFHYEFEFIHPFADGNGRMGRMWQTLLLYQWKQLFAWLPVETIIKERQQEYYDVLAAADRNSDSGVFIAFLLRAIFDTLKELEETEQGRVQVTEQVEKLMTVLRDGEWSGKELMIHLGLKHRPTFLKNYLQPAIALGLVEMTFPETPNSKKQKYRLVKK
- a CDS encoding HEPN domain-containing protein produces the protein MVDSPRYKDWLNKSERDIKSAKVLKENDCGNDTVAFHCHQAIEKALKGFILYKKKELISGHSLVYLCKESAVLHNAFKNYLKECALINQYYIETRYPADIPLIVTDDDASECIKIAEDIYNMVLINLGA